The following proteins are co-located in the Pyxicephalus adspersus chromosome Z, UCB_Pads_2.0, whole genome shotgun sequence genome:
- the LOC140344467 gene encoding selenide, water dikinase 2-like: MDSCVIPLRHRGLSLIQTTDFFYPSVEDPYMQGRIACANVLSDLYAMGITECDNMLMLLSVSQKMTEEEREKVTPLMIKGFKDAAEEGGTSVTGGQTVVNPWIIIGGVATVVCQSNEFIMPHNAVPGDVLVLTKPLGTQVAVNAHQWLDNPERWNKIRLVVTREEVELGYQEAMFNMATLNRTAAALMHMFNAHAATDITGFGILGHAQNLAQQQQCEVSFVIHNLPVIAKMVAITKACGNRFSLLQGTSPETSGGLLICLPREQAARFCAEIKSPKYGEGHQAWIIGIVEKGNRSARIIEKPRIIEVKPRGAGSSDNSTTQSFDGQC; encoded by the exons ATGGATTCGTGTGTGATACCTCTTAGACACAGGGGATTGTCCCTGATTCAGACCACTGACTTCTTTTACCCATCAGTTGAGGACCCGTACATGCAG GGACGCATTGCCTGTGCTAATGTGCTGAGTGACCTGTATGCCATGGGAATTACAGAGTGTGACAACATGTTGATGTTACTTAGTGTCAGTCAGAAGATGACCGAGGAG GAGAGGGAGAAAGTCACACCCCTCATGATTAAAGGCTTTAAGGATGCGGCTGAAGAGGGAGGTACATCTGTAACTGGTGGCCAGACTGTGGTCAATCCCTGGATTATCATTGGTGGAGTGGCTACAGTGGTTTGCCAATCGAATGAATTTATCAT GCCACACAATGCAGTTCCTGGGGATGTCCTTGTCCTGACAAAACCTCTAGGCACACAAGTGGCTGTGAATGCACATCAGTGGTTGGACAAT cctGAGCGCTGGAATAAAATCCGTCTAGTGGTGACCAGAGAAGAGGTGGAGCTGGGATATCAGGAGGCTATGTTCAATATGGCTACCCTTAACCGCACCG cggCAGCGTTGATGCACATGTTTAATGCCCATGCTGCCACAGATATCACTGGATTTGGGATCTTGGGCCACGCGCAGAACCTGGCACAACAGCAGCAATGCGAGGTCAGCTTTGTTATCCACAATTTGCCTGTCATCGCCAAAATGGTTGCCATCACAAAAGCATGTGGAAACCGTTTTAGTTTACTTCAAGGAACATCGCCAGAGACCTCTG gTGGCTTGCTCATTTGCCTTCCCCGAGAGCAGGCTGCTCGCTTTTGTGCAGAGATCAAATCGCCAAAGTATGGGGAGGGACACCAAGCATGGATCATTGGCATTGTGGAAAAGGGAAACCGATCAGCCCGAATTATTGAGAAACCAAGAATCATTGAGGTGAAACCAAGAGGAGCTGGGAGTAGCGATAACAGCACTACACAAAGTTTTGATGGACAATGTTAA